In the Burkholderia contaminans genome, ATGTCATGCCGTCTCTCCCTTCAGGCAGTGGTACGGGCGACCATTTCGGCGGCCATGCGTTCAGCACAGGCCATCGCCGCGGAGGTCATGATGTCGAGATTGCCGGCATAGGACGGCAGGTAATGCGCGGCCCCCTCCACTTCGAGGAATACCGAGGTCTTCAACCCGCTCATCCGCGCGCCAACCCCGGGGATATTCAACGGTTGAGCGGCGTCGATACGGTCGAATTGGACCGTCTGCTTGAGGCGATAGCCAGGTACGTAACGGTTCACGGCAGCCACCATTTCCTCGATCGACTGCGCCACGGCATCCTCGTCGGCCGGCTCTGACAAGCAATACACCGTATCGCGCATCATCAGTGGCGGCTCTGCTGGATTCAGGATGATGATCGCCTTTCCCTTCGTCGCTCCACCGATCTGCTCAATCGCCTTTGAGGTTGTTTCGGTAAATTCATCGATGTTCGCGCGCGTACCCGGGCCTGCCGATTTGCTCGAGAT is a window encoding:
- a CDS encoding acetaldehyde dehydrogenase (acetylating) codes for the protein MAKKLKAAIIGSGNIGTDLMIKIMRHGEHLEMGAMVGIDRASDGLARASRLGVATTYEGVEGLTRLPVFDEIDIVFDATSAAAHVKNDAFLRGFRPGVRMIDLTPAAIGPYCVPVVNLDEHVDALNVNMVTCGGQATIPMVAAVSRVAKVHYGEIVASISSKSAGPGTRANIDEFTETTSKAIEQIGGATKGKAIIILNPAEPPLMMRDTVYCLSEPADEDAVAQSIEEMVAAVNRYVPGYRLKQTVQFDRIDAAQPLNIPGVGARMSGLKTSVFLEVEGAAHYLPSYAGNLDIMTSAAMACAERMAAEMVARTTA